From a single Halorussus limi genomic region:
- the thiC gene encoding phosphomethylpyrimidine synthase ThiC: MTQLQRAREGTVTDEMERVAERERVAPEFVRRQVADGQAVIPANVEHGRLDPMIIGSEFATKVNANIGNSEEASGVEDELEKLHAAVHYGADTVMDLSTGGELNRIRAANVEHSPVPVGTVPIYEAVKRADAVADITPELLLDVIEKQARQGVDYMTIHAGVLMEHLPLTDGRKTGIVSRGGSILAQWMEENGMQNPLYAKFEDICEIFARFDVTFSLGDGLRPGCLADAGDDAQFAELETLGELTSIARDRGVQVMVEGPGHVPMDRISEQVERQQEVCDGAPFYVLGPLVTDVAPGYDHITSAIGATEAARAGAAMLCYVTPKEHLGLPDAEDVRDGLAAYRIAAHAADVANGREGARDWDDALSEARYDFDWERQFELALDPERARSYHDQTLPGDNYKEARFCSMCGVEFCSMRIDQDARDADGEMSEIETETDVEESPAAEVNRPPVGTHEVEGAPLADVDLDREYPSADD, translated from the coding sequence GTGACGCAGTTACAGCGCGCCCGCGAGGGCACGGTCACCGACGAGATGGAACGAGTCGCCGAGCGCGAACGGGTCGCGCCCGAGTTCGTCCGCCGGCAGGTCGCGGACGGCCAGGCAGTGATTCCGGCGAACGTCGAACACGGCCGACTCGACCCGATGATTATCGGGAGCGAGTTCGCCACGAAAGTCAACGCGAACATCGGTAACAGCGAGGAGGCGAGCGGCGTCGAAGACGAATTGGAGAAACTCCACGCCGCGGTCCACTACGGCGCGGACACCGTGATGGACCTCAGCACCGGCGGGGAGTTGAACCGGATTCGGGCGGCGAACGTGGAACACTCTCCGGTCCCGGTCGGCACCGTACCGATTTACGAGGCGGTCAAACGGGCCGACGCCGTCGCGGACATCACGCCCGAACTCCTGTTGGACGTAATCGAGAAACAGGCCCGGCAGGGCGTCGATTACATGACGATTCACGCCGGAGTCCTGATGGAACACCTGCCGCTGACCGACGGCCGCAAGACCGGCATCGTCTCCCGCGGCGGGTCCATCCTCGCGCAGTGGATGGAGGAGAACGGAATGCAGAATCCGCTCTACGCTAAATTCGAGGACATCTGCGAAATCTTCGCGCGATTCGACGTGACGTTCAGTCTCGGTGACGGTCTCCGGCCGGGTTGCCTCGCCGACGCGGGCGACGACGCCCAATTCGCGGAGTTAGAGACGCTCGGAGAACTCACCAGCATCGCGCGGGACCGCGGCGTGCAGGTGATGGTCGAGGGGCCGGGCCACGTCCCGATGGACCGGATTTCCGAGCAGGTCGAGCGCCAGCAGGAGGTCTGCGACGGCGCGCCGTTCTACGTCCTCGGCCCCCTCGTGACCGACGTGGCGCCGGGCTACGACCACATCACGAGCGCCATCGGTGCGACCGAGGCAGCACGCGCCGGGGCCGCGATGCTCTGCTACGTCACGCCGAAGGAACACCTCGGTCTCCCCGACGCCGAGGACGTGCGCGACGGACTCGCGGCCTACCGCATCGCGGCCCACGCCGCCGACGTGGCGAACGGCCGCGAGGGCGCACGCGACTGGGACGACGCCCTCTCGGAGGCCCGCTACGACTTCGACTGGGAGCGCCAGTTCGAGTTGGCGCTGGACCCCGAGCGCGCCCGGTCGTACCACGACCAGACGCTCCCCGGCGACAACTACAAGGAGGCGCGCTTCTGCTCGATGTGCGGCGTCGAGTTCTGCTCGATGCGCATCGACCAGGACGCTCGCGACGCTGACGGCGAGATGAGCGAAATCGAGACCGAGACCGACGTGGAGGAGTCGCCCGCGGCCGAGGTGAATCGCCCGCCTGTCGGCACCCACGAGGTCGAGGGCGCACCGCTGGCGGACGTGGACCTCGACCGCGAATACCCCTCGGCGGACGACTGA
- a CDS encoding nucleoside triphosphate pyrophosphohydrolase has product MTEYDKLVRDRIPEVVRENGETPVTHVADGDEYRRRLREKLCEEAGEFRESGDPEELADVLEVLDAIRDAEEFDAERVERLRAEKAEERGRFEDGVVLERVE; this is encoded by the coding sequence GTGACCGAGTACGACAAACTCGTGCGCGACCGGATTCCGGAGGTCGTCCGCGAGAACGGCGAGACGCCCGTCACCCACGTCGCCGACGGCGACGAGTACCGACGCCGCCTCCGCGAGAAACTCTGTGAGGAGGCCGGAGAGTTCCGCGAGTCCGGCGACCCCGAAGAACTCGCCGACGTGCTGGAAGTCCTCGACGCGATTCGGGACGCCGAGGAGTTCGACGCCGAGCGTGTCGAGCGCCTTCGCGCGGAGAAAGCCGAGGAGCGCGGCCGGTTCGAGGACGGCGTGGTGTTAGAGCGCGTGGAGTGA
- a CDS encoding winged helix-turn-helix domain-containing protein, with protein MSDCLDDDAPPSAKLVVKVLEYNDDALTQQQISDRTRLSPRTVRSSIKRLKERDVIEERVYIPDARKQLYALTDSVEECLQAGEATPDSAEAV; from the coding sequence ATGTCTGACTGCCTCGACGACGACGCCCCACCGAGCGCGAAGCTAGTCGTAAAAGTTCTCGAATACAACGACGACGCGCTGACCCAGCAGCAGATCAGCGACCGGACTCGGCTCTCGCCCCGGACGGTCCGGAGTTCCATCAAGCGACTGAAAGAGCGGGACGTCATCGAGGAGCGGGTGTACATCCCCGACGCCCGCAAGCAGTTGTACGCGCTCACCGACTCCGTCGAGGAGTGTCTCCAAGCGGGCGAGGCGACGCCCGACAGCGCCGAAGCGGTCTGA
- a CDS encoding creatininase family protein, with product MYLADQAWPELSDYVAEESVAVVPLGSTEQHGPHLPLSTDHKIAEGLAREAADRTGYLCTPTVNVGVSVHHKQFHGTMWADAPEFRDYVESFSRNLAYHGIDRIVFANAHGGNQTHLREVGRRLREDEVAYAVEWMWDESIPGLVDDLFETNGPHGGPKETAMMMHLDPENVRTDELEAARDGGLVDWANSDEAYVHGARNFYDSIDNTENGVLGDQTDATPEKGAELFDAASEQLAELLTWLDDRRFADLMAKPHVNPQPGSRR from the coding sequence ATGTACCTCGCAGACCAGGCGTGGCCGGAGTTAAGCGACTACGTGGCCGAGGAGTCGGTGGCGGTCGTGCCGCTGGGTTCGACCGAACAGCACGGACCCCACTTGCCGCTCTCGACCGACCACAAGATTGCGGAGGGGTTGGCCCGCGAGGCCGCCGACCGGACCGGCTACCTCTGCACGCCGACCGTGAACGTCGGCGTGAGCGTCCACCACAAGCAGTTCCACGGTACGATGTGGGCAGACGCGCCCGAGTTCCGCGACTACGTCGAGAGCTTCTCCCGGAATCTGGCGTACCACGGCATCGACCGCATCGTCTTCGCCAACGCCCACGGCGGCAACCAGACCCACCTCCGGGAAGTCGGCCGCAGACTGCGCGAGGACGAGGTCGCCTACGCGGTCGAGTGGATGTGGGACGAGTCGATTCCGGGCCTCGTCGACGACCTCTTCGAGACCAACGGCCCCCACGGCGGGCCGAAGGAGACCGCGATGATGATGCACCTCGACCCCGAGAACGTGCGCACCGACGAACTGGAGGCGGCCCGCGACGGCGGCCTCGTGGACTGGGCCAACAGCGACGAGGCCTACGTCCACGGCGCTCGCAACTTCTACGACTCCATCGACAACACCGAGAACGGCGTGTTGGGCGACCAGACCGACGCGACCCCCGAGAAGGGCGCGGAGCTGTTCGACGCCGCGAGCGAGCAGTTGGCCGAGCTGCTGACGTGGCTCGACGACCGGCGGTTCGCCGACCTGATGGCGAAACCGCACGTCAACCCCCAACCCGGCAGTCGGCGGTAG
- a CDS encoding SDR family NAD(P)-dependent oxidoreductase: MGNLNPDFSDSTVIVTGASAGIGRAVALAFGDAGATVVNADVRESPKADGESTPTHERIRDAGGRAEYVETDVSDPDQIRSVVAAARDSGGVDVMVNNAGVYTKRRFREVTPEEFEEVHAVNARGTFFGTQIAANDMIDRGDPGVVVNTSSDTQGRAAWDHSHYAATKGAIRMVTRSAALELADEGVRVNAVAPGPVATEIREGWSEEAEEMGPEGETPDLPLRAADPEELAGAYLFLASDEASYVTGETVWVDGGGHVC; encoded by the coding sequence ATGGGCAATCTGAACCCCGACTTCTCCGATTCGACGGTAATCGTCACGGGCGCGAGCGCGGGCATCGGTCGCGCCGTCGCGCTCGCGTTCGGCGACGCGGGCGCGACGGTCGTGAACGCCGACGTTCGCGAGTCGCCGAAGGCCGACGGCGAGTCCACGCCGACCCACGAGCGAATCCGCGACGCGGGCGGCCGCGCCGAGTACGTCGAGACCGACGTCTCGGACCCGGACCAGATTCGGTCGGTCGTGGCGGCGGCCCGCGACTCGGGCGGCGTGGACGTGATGGTGAACAACGCGGGCGTCTACACCAAGCGCCGGTTCCGCGAGGTGACGCCCGAGGAGTTCGAGGAGGTCCACGCGGTCAACGCGCGGGGCACCTTCTTCGGCACGCAGATAGCCGCGAACGACATGATAGACCGGGGCGACCCCGGCGTCGTGGTCAACACCTCCTCGGACACGCAGGGCCGGGCGGCGTGGGACCACTCTCACTACGCCGCGACGAAGGGCGCGATTCGGATGGTGACCCGGAGCGCGGCGCTGGAACTCGCCGACGAGGGCGTGCGGGTCAACGCCGTCGCGCCCGGCCCGGTCGCGACCGAAATCCGGGAGGGCTGGTCCGAGGAGGCCGAGGAGATGGGTCCCGAGGGCGAGACGCCCGACCTCCCGCTCCGAGCCGCCGACCCCGAGGAGTTGGCCGGCGCGTACCTCTTTCTGGCGAGCGACGAGGCGTCGTACGTGACCGGCGAGACCGTCTGGGTCGACGGCGGCGGCCACGTCTGTTGA
- a CDS encoding O-methyltransferase — translation MTLLPDHTERFVRAMVPDRDDTLREMEAHGEEIGFPTVGPEVGSFLRLAARMVDAERIFEFGSGFGYSAYWFAEALPDDGEIVLTEHDADELDDAREYLARGGYADRAAFEDGDALETVERYDGPFDVVLVDCHKDGYPDALDAVRGKVAEGGVIIADNAMESGIQDFETILALLEGDDPADVDDQTRGIADYLLTVRDDPDFETVALPLGEGIAVSFRLGDRA, via the coding sequence ATGACGCTGCTGCCAGACCACACCGAGCGATTCGTCCGCGCGATGGTCCCCGACCGCGACGACACCCTCCGGGAGATGGAGGCCCACGGCGAGGAAATCGGCTTCCCGACGGTCGGCCCCGAGGTCGGGTCGTTCCTGCGACTCGCGGCGCGCATGGTCGACGCCGAGCGAATCTTCGAGTTCGGGTCGGGGTTCGGCTACTCGGCCTACTGGTTCGCCGAGGCGCTCCCGGACGACGGCGAAATCGTCCTGACCGAACACGACGCCGACGAACTCGACGACGCCCGCGAGTATCTGGCGCGGGGCGGCTACGCCGACCGCGCGGCCTTCGAGGACGGCGACGCGCTCGAAACCGTCGAGCGCTACGACGGTCCGTTCGACGTGGTACTCGTCGACTGCCACAAGGACGGCTACCCCGACGCGCTCGACGCGGTGCGCGGAAAAGTCGCCGAGGGCGGCGTGATAATCGCGGACAACGCGATGGAGAGCGGGATTCAGGACTTCGAGACCATCCTCGCGCTGCTCGAAGGCGACGACCCCGCGGACGTGGACGACCAGACGCGGGGCATCGCGGACTACCTCCTGACGGTGCGCGACGACCCCGACTTCGAGACGGTGGCGCTTCCGCTGGGCGAGGGAATCGCGGTGAGTTTCCGCCTCGGGGACAGGGCGTAG
- a CDS encoding DUF7282 domain-containing protein: protein MTRKSTFGALVFTVLLITTGLSGAVGANPTADGAADASPAPLAQETTTAQGNESANESASVTFTDQRTNGSVVTVNQTNLSAGGYVVVFAQNGTVLGNTSYLEPGTHENLTIPLDTGINASQVVIAAPHLDTDGDQTFGFNATNAQQVGVENATDRPYLQENGLPISQVAFVIVGNETRRGTTTTASRVAPSA, encoded by the coding sequence ATGACGCGAAAATCGACGTTCGGTGCGCTCGTCTTCACAGTACTGCTGATTACCACGGGGCTATCGGGCGCGGTCGGGGCGAATCCGACCGCCGACGGGGCCGCCGACGCCTCGCCCGCACCGCTCGCACAGGAGACCACGACCGCGCAGGGCAACGAGTCGGCCAACGAGTCCGCGAGCGTGACGTTCACCGACCAGCGGACCAACGGGTCGGTCGTCACCGTCAACCAGACGAACCTCTCGGCGGGCGGGTACGTCGTCGTCTTCGCCCAGAACGGGACGGTCCTCGGGAACACCTCGTACCTCGAACCCGGCACGCACGAGAACCTGACCATCCCGCTCGACACCGGCATCAACGCCTCGCAGGTGGTCATCGCAGCGCCGCACCTCGACACCGACGGCGACCAGACGTTCGGCTTCAACGCCACCAACGCCCAACAGGTCGGAGTCGAGAACGCGACCGACCGGCCGTACCTCCAGGAGAACGGCCTGCCCATCAGCCAAGTCGCGTTCGTCATCGTGGGCAACGAGACGCGCCGGGGCACGACGACCACCGCGAGTCGGGTCGCACCGAGCGCGTGA
- a CDS encoding GNAT family N-acetyltransferase, giving the protein MVSVEAARTAHADGIGRVCAASWRDAYADLLPDEYVEANLRTFYRPERLADEIEERRDEPGGWLVALAADENAKAASQTVVGVVRDDRPEAGVGEVSALYVRPDRQGEGVGTRLLERLTERQREAGVTDQSVSVFAGHDEAVDFYESKGFAADERSPATEVDGVDPNCEAIRFTQEIQKSE; this is encoded by the coding sequence ATGGTATCCGTCGAGGCCGCGAGGACCGCTCACGCCGACGGCATCGGCCGCGTCTGTGCCGCGAGTTGGCGCGACGCCTACGCCGACCTACTCCCCGACGAGTACGTCGAAGCGAACCTCCGGACGTTCTACCGACCCGAGCGCCTCGCCGACGAAATCGAGGAGAGGCGCGACGAACCCGGCGGCTGGTTGGTCGCGCTCGCCGCCGACGAGAACGCGAAAGCCGCGTCCCAGACCGTCGTCGGCGTGGTCCGCGACGACCGGCCCGAGGCGGGGGTCGGTGAGGTCTCGGCGCTCTACGTCCGCCCCGACCGGCAGGGCGAGGGCGTCGGCACCCGACTGCTCGAAAGGCTCACCGAGCGCCAGCGCGAAGCGGGCGTCACCGATCAGAGCGTCTCCGTCTTCGCCGGCCACGACGAGGCCGTCGACTTCTACGAGTCGAAGGGGTTCGCCGCCGACGAACGGTCCCCGGCGACGGAAGTGGACGGCGTGGACCCGAACTGCGAGGCGATTCGGTTCACGCAGGAGATTCAGAAGAGCGAGTAG
- a CDS encoding M20 family metallo-hydrolase, which translates to MDADGDRPNVDRERLREDIERTAAFGDIDADEGRGRTVLTGTEANREAREYLVARLEDAGLDVRIDAVGNVAGRWTPDSADPAAAPVAAGSHLDSVPEGGIFDGPLGVYAALEAVRAMQDADLDPARPVEVVSFTEEEGQRFASGLLGSSVAVGERSVEEALALEADDGEGGTTTLESALEAIGFRGEGRLDAGAWDGWLELHVEQSERLTDAGVPVGVVTSITGITHCEAVVRGEANHAGATPMGDRTDALAAASEFVLDVERAAEAVAAADSETAVGTVGSLDVRPNATNVVPGAVEAGVDIRDVDRDAMEKLVSRARESLARLERERGVETEFRRPFDLEPTPMSDRVRKAARDAGEAAGIETLDMHSGAAHDTMHVAEVTDAGLLFAPSRDGVSHNPKEWTDWEDCATATRVLAGALADLAGA; encoded by the coding sequence ATGGACGCAGACGGGGACCGACCGAACGTAGACCGGGAGCGACTGCGCGAGGACATCGAGCGGACCGCCGCGTTCGGCGACATCGATGCCGACGAGGGCCGCGGACGGACCGTCCTGACCGGCACCGAGGCCAACCGCGAGGCCCGCGAGTACCTCGTCGCGCGACTGGAAGACGCCGGACTCGACGTGCGAATCGACGCCGTGGGCAACGTCGCGGGCCGGTGGACGCCGGACAGCGCCGACCCGGCGGCCGCGCCGGTCGCGGCCGGGAGCCACCTCGACTCGGTGCCGGAGGGCGGCATCTTCGACGGTCCGCTCGGCGTCTACGCCGCGCTCGAAGCGGTCCGGGCGATGCAAGACGCCGACCTCGACCCCGCCCGGCCGGTCGAGGTGGTCTCGTTCACCGAGGAGGAGGGCCAGCGGTTCGCGTCGGGCCTGCTCGGGTCGTCGGTCGCGGTCGGCGAGCGGTCGGTCGAGGAAGCGCTCGCGCTCGAAGCCGACGACGGCGAGGGCGGTACGACCACACTCGAATCGGCGCTGGAGGCAATCGGCTTCCGGGGCGAGGGCCGCCTCGACGCCGGAGCGTGGGACGGATGGCTCGAACTCCACGTCGAGCAGAGCGAGCGCCTGACCGACGCCGGGGTGCCGGTCGGCGTCGTCACCTCGATTACGGGCATCACTCACTGCGAGGCGGTCGTCCGCGGCGAGGCGAACCACGCCGGAGCGACGCCGATGGGCGACCGAACCGACGCCTTGGCGGCGGCCAGCGAGTTCGTCCTCGACGTGGAACGGGCCGCCGAGGCGGTCGCGGCCGCCGACAGCGAGACCGCGGTCGGCACCGTCGGGAGCCTCGACGTGCGCCCGAACGCTACCAACGTCGTGCCCGGCGCGGTCGAGGCGGGCGTGGACATCCGCGACGTGGACCGCGACGCGATGGAGAAACTCGTCTCTCGCGCCCGCGAGAGCCTCGCGAGACTCGAACGCGAGCGCGGCGTCGAGACCGAATTTCGGCGGCCCTTCGACCTCGAACCGACGCCGATGAGCGACCGGGTTCGGAAAGCGGCCCGCGACGCGGGCGAGGCGGCCGGCATCGAGACGCTCGACATGCACTCCGGGGCGGCCCACGACACGATGCACGTCGCCGAGGTGACGGACGCCGGTCTGCTGTTCGCGCCGTCGCGCGATGGCGTCTCGCACAACCCGAAGGAGTGGACCGACTGGGAGGACTGTGCGACCGCGACGCGGGTGTTGGCGGGGGCGCTGGCGGACTTGGCGGGAGCGTAG
- a CDS encoding HalOD1 output domain-containing protein: MIDGDETRNDAVDRGSETHQITYDPASSAPPSHVLVVGVADVAQVDPLELEPLHDAVDPATIDEFVGEGGLPDVDGRISFAFAGYDVHVHPCGLFEVTPAD, translated from the coding sequence ATGATCGACGGCGACGAGACGCGAAACGACGCTGTTGACCGCGGTTCCGAGACGCATCAGATTACCTACGACCCGGCGTCGTCGGCGCCCCCGAGTCACGTCCTCGTGGTCGGGGTCGCCGACGTCGCCCAGGTCGACCCGCTGGAGTTGGAACCGCTCCACGACGCGGTCGACCCCGCGACGATAGACGAGTTCGTGGGAGAGGGCGGTCTCCCCGACGTGGACGGTCGCATCTCGTTCGCGTTCGCCGGTTACGACGTACACGTCCACCCGTGCGGTCTGTTCGAGGTCACGCCCGCCGACTGA
- a CDS encoding DUF7344 domain-containing protein: MILVIMCSGDASSGDDGDAPSFARVLSDRDGRSIDQLFETIADRRSRLVLSYFDSASVDAAELDDLVEYVAEREVASSSVDADAADEEYCRRVAISLHHNHLPKLSDDAFVDYDPRSKTVRYWGGDRVSACLKLYEAVRDD; the protein is encoded by the coding sequence ATGATACTAGTTATCATGTGTAGTGGTGATGCTTCGAGCGGCGACGATGGCGACGCCCCGTCGTTCGCCCGTGTCCTCTCGGACCGCGACGGACGGTCTATCGACCAGCTGTTCGAGACGATAGCCGACCGGCGGTCGCGGTTGGTGCTGTCGTACTTCGATTCGGCCTCGGTGGACGCCGCCGAACTCGACGACCTCGTGGAGTACGTCGCCGAGCGAGAGGTCGCGTCGTCGTCGGTCGACGCAGACGCCGCCGACGAGGAGTACTGCCGTCGGGTCGCCATCTCGCTCCACCACAACCACCTCCCGAAGCTATCGGACGACGCCTTCGTCGACTACGACCCGCGCTCGAAGACGGTCCGATACTGGGGCGGAGACCGGGTTTCGGCGTGTCTGAAACTCTACGAGGCGGTCCGAGACGACTGA
- a CDS encoding tryptophanase translates to MRAYKSKVVSPIRLPDRDERESQLERAGYNVFNLDSDAVFVDLLTDSGTGTMSESQWAAMMSGDEAYAGSASFERLRESVADVMGFERILPAHQGRGAENVLYGALVEDGDYVPNNTHFDTTRAHIANNGGEPVDCPHDDALSGDREFAGDIDVEQVRALADEVGADRIPAVLLTLTNNSLAGQPVSVENVHEARKVADELDATFVVDACRFAENAYFVREREAEFADRSVAEVAREQLSYADALVMSGKKDGLVNVGGFVALRDDPALDDLHAKARERAILYEGFTTYGGMAGRDLEAMAVGLREAVEESYIADRVGQVQRLGDMLAERDVPVQRPTGGHAVYVNAAEFLPEIPAERFPGQALVCELYREGAVRGVELGSFAFPDTDRPELVRLSLPRRTYGADHLEHVAETFEKVAERRDAGEISGLEITDEPEMAELRHFSAELRPVREQETTTAD, encoded by the coding sequence ATGCGAGCCTACAAGTCGAAGGTCGTCTCCCCGATTCGTCTCCCCGACCGCGACGAGCGCGAATCTCAACTCGAACGGGCGGGTTACAACGTCTTCAATCTCGACTCCGACGCCGTGTTCGTGGACCTCCTCACCGACAGCGGCACCGGCACCATGAGCGAGTCACAGTGGGCCGCCATGATGTCGGGCGACGAGGCCTACGCCGGGAGCGCGAGTTTCGAGCGCTTGCGGGAGTCGGTCGCCGACGTGATGGGCTTCGAGCGCATCCTACCCGCCCATCAGGGCCGCGGAGCCGAGAACGTCCTCTACGGAGCGCTGGTGGAGGACGGCGACTACGTGCCCAACAACACCCACTTCGACACGACCCGCGCCCACATCGCCAACAACGGCGGCGAACCGGTCGACTGCCCGCACGACGACGCCCTCTCGGGCGACCGGGAGTTCGCGGGCGACATCGACGTGGAGCAGGTCCGAGCGCTGGCCGACGAGGTCGGAGCCGACAGGATTCCGGCGGTCCTGCTCACCCTGACCAACAACTCGCTGGCCGGCCAACCGGTCAGCGTCGAGAACGTCCACGAGGCCCGGAAAGTCGCCGACGAACTCGACGCCACGTTCGTCGTGGACGCCTGCCGGTTCGCCGAGAACGCCTACTTCGTCAGGGAGCGCGAGGCGGAGTTCGCCGACCGGTCGGTCGCCGAAGTCGCCCGCGAGCAACTCTCCTACGCCGACGCGCTCGTCATGAGCGGGAAGAAGGACGGACTGGTCAACGTCGGCGGGTTCGTCGCCCTGCGCGACGACCCGGCACTCGACGACCTCCACGCGAAGGCCCGCGAGCGGGCCATCCTCTACGAGGGGTTCACGACCTACGGCGGGATGGCGGGCCGCGACCTCGAAGCGATGGCGGTCGGCCTCCGGGAGGCGGTCGAGGAGTCGTACATCGCCGACCGGGTCGGACAGGTCCAGCGTCTCGGCGACATGCTGGCCGAGCGCGACGTGCCGGTCCAGCGCCCGACCGGCGGCCACGCGGTGTACGTGAACGCCGCCGAGTTCCTGCCCGAGATTCCCGCCGAGCGGTTCCCGGGACAGGCGCTGGTCTGCGAACTCTACCGCGAGGGCGCGGTCCGGGGCGTGGAGTTGGGTAGTTTCGCGTTCCCCGACACCGACCGGCCGGAACTGGTCCGACTGTCGCTGCCCCGCCGGACCTACGGCGCGGACCATCTCGAACACGTCGCCGAGACGTTCGAGAAGGTGGCCGAGCGCCGCGACGCGGGCGAAATCTCGGGCCTCGAAATCACCGACGAACCCGAGATGGCCGAGTTGCGACACTTCAGCGCAGAGTTGCGACCGGTCCGAGAACAGGAGACTACCACGGCCGACTGA
- a CDS encoding DUF7553 family protein, with amino-acid sequence MTDDKDELRSAADELAELGDAVSDAEIEDRLEGFADRLRRMADGERGPDHGQLARLEHNLQDVRSDLDGEHAEAVGSALESVRSYRETVDGV; translated from the coding sequence ATGACCGACGACAAGGACGAACTTCGGAGCGCCGCCGACGAACTCGCGGAACTCGGCGACGCGGTTTCGGACGCCGAAATCGAGGACCGACTCGAAGGCTTCGCCGACAGACTCCGGCGGATGGCCGACGGCGAGCGAGGCCCGGACCACGGCCAACTCGCGCGCCTCGAACACAACCTTCAGGACGTGCGGTCGGACCTCGACGGTGAACACGCCGAGGCAGTAGGGTCGGCGCTCGAAAGCGTTCGGTCCTACCGAGAGACGGTGGACGGCGTCTGA
- a CDS encoding SDR family oxidoreductase, which produces MADDSGDRAAADGASRSVFVTGFPGFLGSELVARLLDRYPPDVAIRCLVQPKYRDLAEERAAELTEGSPDRIELSEGDITESDLGLGGDYDALAADAVEVYHLAAVYDLGVARDVGMAVNVEGTRNVLDFAERAPELRRFQYVSTCYVSGRHDGVFTHRDLDVGQSFNNHYEETKFLAEVEVQRRMDEGLPATVYRPAIAVGDSETGATQKYDGPYNVLRLLDRQPTVRAGVGVVPVFGDPRDYEVNVVPRDFVVDAIDRLSRRDDSAGEVYQLCDPNPPTVAGMVRAFGDALGVRVFRVPMPGGATLARRALESTPGLASALGVQPAVLDYFVHPTSYTCQNAVRDLRGTGVSCPPFEEYADRLVRFYRDHPDVSADAMV; this is translated from the coding sequence ATGGCGGACGATTCCGGGGACCGAGCGGCGGCCGACGGCGCATCTCGGTCGGTGTTCGTCACCGGGTTCCCCGGATTTCTGGGCTCCGAACTCGTCGCGCGCCTGCTCGACAGGTATCCCCCGGACGTGGCGATTCGCTGTCTGGTCCAGCCGAAGTACCGGGACCTCGCCGAGGAGCGCGCCGCGGAACTGACGGAGGGTTCGCCCGACCGAATCGAACTCAGCGAGGGCGACATCACGGAATCGGACCTCGGGTTGGGCGGCGACTACGACGCCCTCGCCGCCGACGCGGTCGAAGTCTACCACCTCGCGGCAGTGTACGACCTCGGCGTCGCCCGCGACGTGGGGATGGCGGTCAACGTCGAGGGCACTCGCAACGTCCTCGACTTCGCCGAGCGCGCCCCCGAACTCCGGCGGTTCCAGTACGTCTCGACGTGCTACGTCAGCGGGCGCCACGACGGCGTGTTCACCCACCGCGACTTGGACGTGGGCCAGTCGTTCAACAACCACTACGAGGAGACCAAGTTCCTCGCGGAGGTCGAGGTCCAGCGCCGCATGGACGAGGGGTTGCCAGCCACCGTCTACCGCCCGGCAATCGCGGTCGGCGACAGCGAGACCGGTGCGACCCAGAAGTACGACGGGCCGTACAACGTCCTGCGACTCCTCGACCGGCAACCCACCGTCCGCGCGGGCGTCGGCGTCGTGCCCGTGTTCGGCGACCCGCGGGACTACGAGGTCAACGTTGTCCCGCGGGACTTCGTGGTCGACGCCATCGACCGCCTGAGTCGGCGCGACGATTCGGCGGGCGAGGTGTACCAGCTCTGCGACCCGAACCCGCCCACCGTCGCGGGGATGGTCCGGGCGTTCGGCGATGCGCTCGGCGTCCGCGTCTTTCGGGTGCCGATGCCCGGCGGCGCGACGCTGGCCCGCCGCGCGCTCGAATCGACGCCCGGCCTCGCGTCGGCGCTCGGCGTCCAACCGGCGGTCCTCGACTACTTCGTCCACCCGACGAGTTACACCTGCCAGAACGCGGTCCGGGACCTGCGCGGGACCGGCGTCTCCTGCCCGCCGTTCGAGGAGTACGCGGACCGACTGGTCCGGTTCTACCGCGACCACCCCGACGTGTCGGCGGACGCGATGGTCTGA